The sequence CGGGAACCTGTCTCAGAATGAGGGGTTCGATTACGCCTGGGAGATGTTGATACGGGGATTGCGCCAGGCAACCTGCGAGAGGCGGATGTGACTGAGGCATGTCACTGAATCGCCTCGAGGCCGTGGAAGGATCAGTCTTCCGGGCGGTCCCCCGGCGGTGACATCTTCACCAAGCGAGGCATGAACCGGGCCACTGGACGAACGAGCGACTCCTGGGCGGCCATGACCTTATCGATGTCCTTGTAGACCCAGGGTGCCTCATCGAGGCTGGCGGAGAGCAGGGTGACTCCCTTCTCCTTCAGGTAATGTTTGACC is a genomic window of Phycisphaerae bacterium containing:
- a CDS encoding RtcB family protein; its protein translation is VKHYLKEKGVTLLSASLDEAPWVYKDIDKVMAAQESLVRPVARFMPRLVKMSPPGDRPED